In the Helianthus annuus cultivar XRQ/B chromosome 11, HanXRQr2.0-SUNRISE, whole genome shotgun sequence genome, one interval contains:
- the LOC110887463 gene encoding uncharacterized protein LOC110887463 produces the protein MDSNSKTPAEVMMPWVGLYVAIASFICVIAMAADAVQAVWQWKLWFPNRFFTLNAATITLIAIAMKLPVDLSTDLSDKKMLVGVVVGSIAPILRCFTSIGHYSLSKKLSKNHLNVFRVEKHWIERLQQWKRNHVHSHIPGRYLKIVFHYVKNAFLNFCLALHIVVLSVLEWLKKVATTSNGNMSSEIEEYARYVVQIEEEAKLSKRILRNTLRSITELLNAEKEPRNLLMLLEKSKGFIGVVEFDNDLVQPLYPEETHNCWSLVVVTLTTIAIALPNIANGHFKGLLAGMSEGLKIVRHIEDCLDADGELVSAIKSARRVWKEVEVYRKWLKIDLQNKAHEDKTSKEILKWLGDEGEKIMKRFMSNKKSSIDRSPYKFVLASSMYRISTSILLHLNAQEISLNDEDLFEWISTIIADILFACFTNLPRVIKMKCHHNEIEKRGDNIRIAAQLLGKSKEILKILEARTLPNIDQDSMAYIDKWRVLPKIQLTNGGASTNEIYQDHHVVELLAGV, from the exons ATGGATTCAAATTCGAAAACTCCTGCAGAAGTCATGATGCCATGGGTGGGCTTGTATGTTGCTATAGCATCTTTCATATGCGTCATTGCAATGGCAGCCGATGCGGTCCAAGCAGTATGGCAATGGAAGCTCTGGTTTCCAAATAGATTTTTCACTCTCAATGCTGCAACAATCACACTTATCGCAATTGCAATGAAGCTACCGGTGGATCTAAGTACTGACCTTTCCGACAAAAAGATG TTAGTTGGGGTTGTTGTAGGCAGTATTGCACCGATTTTAAGATGTTTCACGTCTATCGGTCATTATAGCCTCTCAAAGAAATTAAGCAAGAACCATTTAAACGTGTTCCGGGTTGAAAAACACTGGATCGAAAGGCTTCAACAGTGGAAACGTAACCATGTTCATTCACATATTCCAGGCCGTTATTTGAAGATCGTTTTTCATTATGTAAAAAACGCCTTTTTAAACTTCTGTTTAGCACTTCATATTGTGGTTCTG TCCGTTTTGGAATGGCTTAAGAAGGTGGCAACCACGTCTAATGGCAACATGAGCTCAGAAATAGAAGAATATGCTAGATATGTTGTCCAAATTGAGGAGGAGGCAAAACTTTCAAAAAGAATATTAAGAAATACGCTTCGTTCTATAACGGAACTTCTTAATGCAGAAAAGGAGCCGCGTAATCTTTTGATGCTTTTAGAGAAATCTAAAGGATTCATTGGAGTAGTAGAGTTTGACAATGACCTAGTTCAACCTTTATATCCAGAAGAAACCCACAATTGTTGGAGCCTTGTAGTAGTAACATTGACAACAATTGCCATTGCACTTCCTAACATTGCAAATGGTCATTTCAAGGGGCTTCTTGCCGGCATGAGTGAAGGCCTCAAGATTGTAAGACATATTGAAGATTGTCTCGACGCAGATGGTGAACTAGTAAGTGCAATAAAATCGGCAAGAAGGGTGTGGAAAGAAGTTGAAGTATACCGCAAATGGCTAAAAATCGATCTTCAAAATAAGGCTCACGAAGATAAAACATCTAAAGAGATCCTTAAATGGTTGGGAGATGAAGGAGAAAAAATTATGAAAAGGTTTATGAGTAACAAAAAGTCAAGTATAGATCGTTCGCCTTATAAGTTCGTACTTGCAAGTTCCATGTACAGGATTAGCACGAGCATTCTATTGCACTTAAATGCACAAGAAATCTCGTTGAATGATGAAGACCTTTTCGAATGGATATCAACTATAATTGCTGATATTTTATTCGCATGCTTTACCAACTTACCACGTGTCATAAAAATGAAGTGTCACCACAATGAAATAGAGAAAAGGGGAGATAACATCCGGATTGCAGCTCAACTTCTTGGTAAGTCTAAAGAGATTCTTAAGATTCTTGAAGCACGTACACTTCCTAACATAGATCAAGACTCGATGGCATACATTGATAAGTGGCGTGTACTTCCCAAGATTCAACTAACCAACGGTGGTGCTTCTACAAATGAGATATACCAAGATCATCATGTTGTGGAGCTCTTGGCTGGCGTGTGA
- the LOC110888959 gene encoding uncharacterized protein LOC110888959, translating to MKIRLVVYTGGKWEIVNGKLEYVADADSSRRGLEIEPNLSYTALLSKLSNICSSTNITKLSYRLSSFSDPIDIINDEDLAIFYNFAMENIFEIYKLYVIEGFGVGSSGFSSQKKFLVPDLNFCTDEENYDVVNDSQPNPDNSFENCSRSSSITFEPGHVFNNKEDMKLELGKKCLLEHFEFKVDRSSKTRYQVSCLVDGCGWRFRARSFGDSGVFFVKSFNDKHTCSKTLTYPHVRQANPHVVAHYLKEPLKDSGRIYRCNEIVKDFRQRFQVEITTSQAWRGKSLALELLQGSSRESFAELPLYCYNLERANPGSVTHIKTDHERRFEMVFVAIGAAIRTFICNLRPVVIIDAAHLKGEFKGTLFLAVGMDGNNQILPISYGIGKSEDGECWTWFLSKLKECIGEIPEMAIISDRANSIHLAWAQKKIFKKIEGSRTWTVAGIELNSYSVADSGKGGLVDFVNGTCSCRVWQVSGLPCGHVIAVSKFLGETDCSKYCFPCYSNEVYKKTYEEAIYPLPHRSEWETPEDLINLQPPHMTKRQAGRPRENNRILSRGEEPTPLYCSQCNSYGHHRDVCRQPMPSEVRTRKHPDKGKGKETDNPDDFTQSPADYMYPSFNLGDF from the exons ATGAAGATTCGTTTGGTTGTATACACTGGCGGAAAGTGGGAAATCGTTAACGGAAAGTTGGAGTATGTTGCTGATGCTGATTCAAGTAGACGTGGTTTAGAAATTGAACCCAACCTTTCATACACCGCTCTTTTAAGTAAACTGTCAAACATTTGTAGTTCTACAAACATTACGAAGTTATCTTATCGGTTGTCTTCCTTTAGTGATCCCATAGATATAATAAACGATGAAGATCTTGcaattttttataattttgctatggaaaatatttttgaaatttataaattatatgtGATTGAAGGGTTTGGTGTTGGATCATCTGGTTTTTCAAGTCAAAAAAAATTTTTAGTTCCTGATTTAAATTTCTGTACTGATGAAGAAAATTATGATGTTGTAAACGACTCCCAACCAAATCCTGATAATTCTTTCGAAAATTGTTCGCGATCTTCATCAATTACTTTTGAACCAGGTCACGTATTTAATAACAAAGAAGACATGAAACTTGAATTGGGAAAAAAATGTTTGTTAGAACACTTTGAGTTTAAAGTAGATAGATCCTCTAAAACTCGGTACCAGGTGTCATGTTTGGTCGACGGTTGCGGTTGGCGTTTCCGTGCAAGGAGTTTTGGAGATAGTGGGGTGTTTTTTGTTAAGAGTTTTAACGATAAACACACGTGCTCGAAGACGCTAACGTACCCACATGTTCGTCAGGCAAACCCACATGTTGTTGCTCATTATTTAAAAGAACCTTTAAAAGACAGTGGAAGAATATATCGTTGTAATGAAATAGTGAAAGATTTTAGACAGAGATTCCAAGTTGAGATAACCACTAGTCAAGCTTGGCGTGGAAAAAGTCTGGCACTAGAGCTTTTACAAGGATCAAGCAGAGAGTCGTTCGCAGAACTACCACTTTACTGTTACAATCTTGAGCGGGCAAATCCTGGTTCTGTTACACATATCAAGACTGATCACGAGCGTCGGTTTGAGATGGTCTTTGTCGCGATTGGTGCTGCG aTTCGTACCTTTATATGCAATTTAAGACCGGTGGTGATCATTGATGCTGCACACCTAAAGGGTGAATTTAAGGGGACGTTATTTTTAGCTGTTGGAATGGATGGAAATAACCAAATTTTACCAATTTCCTACGGAATAGGAAAATCAGAGGATGGTGAATGTTGGACATGGTTTCTGTCAAAGCTTAAAGAATGTATCGGTGAAATACCTGAAATGGCCATAATTTCGGATAGAGCGAATTCTATACATCTGGCT TGGGCACAgaagaaaatttttaaaaaaattgaagggTCTAGAACATGGACGGTTGCTGGGATTGAGTTAAACAGTTATTCTGTTGCAGACAGTGGAAAGGGGGGTTTAGTGGACTTTGTTAATGGAACATGTAGTTGCCGAGTTTGGCAGGTTTCTGGTTTACCATGCGGGCATGTTATCGCCGTTTCAAAATTTTTAGGTGAAACCGACTGCAGTAAGTATTGCTTCCCGTGTTACTCCAACGAAGTCTATAAGAAAACTTATGAAGAAGCGATTTATCCTCTCCCGCATAGATCTGAATGGGAGACTCCAGAAGACCTTATCAATCTTCAACCGCCACATATGACAAAGCGCCAGGCTGGTCGTCCTCGAGAAAACAACCGAATCTTATCCCGCGGGGAAGAACCTACTCCCCTCTATTGTTCCCAATGTAACTCATATGGTCATCATCGGGATGTATGTCGGCAGCCCATGCCGTCAGAAGTTCGTACTCGCAAACACCCAGACAAAGGGAAAGGGAAAGAAACCGATAATCCTGATGATTTTACACAATCTCCTGCTGATTATATGTATCCGTCTTTCAACTTGGGAGACTTTTAA